DNA sequence from the Labrus bergylta chromosome 13, fLabBer1.1, whole genome shotgun sequence genome:
AGACTGAATTAGTTTCTCTGTGAGACTAATGAAGTGCTATAAAAGCAAGAATAAAGGAGATTTCTCCCTCAATGGCACAAGTTTTCTCACATTCCTGCTTAGGACACGCTGTCAAAGATCACATCATACTTTTGATTTTCttccacacaaacatacatgGACAgtttcctccccccctcccccggtCACAGAGATTTAAACCAGAGCTACACAACAACactgtgtgctgtgtgtctaGAAATGCTGCTCATGTGAATAAATACCAGCCCTGATGTATCACCATATCAGACATACAAACACTTCACTCGCTCTGGACAAAAAAACCTGTTTCACTTTACAGACAACATTTTTCACAAAAGATATAAATGCCGTTAAAATAGTCCAAGATGTTACAAGTATGTACAGCGGTGGCATCCGTTCTAACACTTTTCGCCTTTGGCACTCCAGAGAAAGTGTGTTCATTGTATTCAAATGAAGTCATAGAATTATCGTGACCATATTGTTGTCGTTAAAGCTACAGACAGCAGCGATAATAAGCACCTAGCGCCAACATTTGTATCCAATGATGAGATTGTGACCTTGATGCTTTATTGTTTGCGGAGAAAGAACTGGGATATGTACAGAAAAGTCTTAATTTTCATCCTGAATTAATCGAATTTCAAATAAGTTTCATGTTTTGCTGATAAAAACTGACGGCAATAAGTCTCTTGGCCATGAACTACGAcagaattaatttaatttatttcgCCTTAGATAGAAGAAAAAGGAGCTGCTTTGTCcgttctttttcattttgaaagagctccttcttccttttttaatcaCTGAAAAAGCAATAACACTTTCTTAAGGCATaacaaattcaaatattttcagaacagatttttttagaaaaagagCAGTAACGCTGGACTGTTCAGCTTTAAAGGACGGTTTAGCAATCCAGCTGTCAAATTTAAACTTTCAGTCATTTCTGTATGATTTTAACGACTCAGGTATGAATAAAGAACTTTTTATGAATCTTAACTGCAGAGCAACTAAACATCATCTATGTCAAATACCAGGAACCTttgttgtatattttgtataattaCTATCCTCACTTGTACCTTTGAAAGTCTTAACCTTGGATGTACCATATGTATGAACTGCAACACTTTCTCTGTTTTGGGCTGACTACGGGGAAAGGTGTATTTGGCGGAGTGTTATCACATCAACAATAAAGacaatttttacacatttcagaATTAAAAGTCTCACAGATTGTCTGTACAAAGTTCTTATTTACACGTATGActcttctgcaaaaaaaagctgttcaaATTCATCCACTCGAGGGTCGCTGCACCTCCTGCTCTGCCAGTCCCTCTTCCCCTGCACAATGGCCAGCGCCACCTCCTGACTCCTCCTCAAGCAGGCGTCTGTGTCCTCCTGACCCTGGGAGGAAAAGTAGTCCTGCACAGCCCGTGTAGCAGATGGAGACAGGCAATAGCGTGACTCTGCATGGTTGGGCTCACTCTCTGACATCACCAGGCCACCATTTTGGGTCTGACTTTTAGAAGTACGAGGCCTGTCCAGGGTGAGGCTGGAAGAAGGGTGACAGTTCACTGTGACCTTAGCGGGTTCGGATGCTCTGCGAGGGAGGGGAAGTGTCCTCCTCCCTTTTTGACCCTCCTGGGTCTGAGTCAGAGAATGGGACATTTGCCTCTGGAGGACCAGGGTGGTGTCGCTCTGTCCATAGAAAACACCCTGTGGGGGCTGCAGGGACTTGTTACTAGCCAGCCTCTGTGTgacctcacttcctgtttgtggtgTTGAGGTGTTAGAAGAGGTGGTATTTGGCGGTCTTACGGTGGGGGTCTGGTCGTGGAGCTGCCTCAGCTCTCTGACCGTCAAAGGTTTCTCCGTCCCCCTGTAGAAAGGTGAGCGAGTGCGCTGCAGTTGCAGCATAGCCTGCTGATAGGATGGAGGGCTGCTGGATCTGCGTTGGTTTGTCGTCATGGCGACCTGTGCACTTGTGGAGATGCCGTTACATGTTGGGTGAGTTTTACCATTAAGGGCAGGCAattcctcctctgtgtgtccATTTTCAGGCTGCTTAAGAGACAGGCGACGATCCTTTTTCAGCCATGTGTTTGGATGGAGCCCGTGAGAGTTCTGGGGCTGTTGACTGATCCGAGGGGGCGGGTTGGGCGGCGCCAAAAGAGACGGTACTTCTCTCTGAGGAGGCGAGGCCCTGAGTGACACCTGGGGTCGTccaggaaagagaggagagagtggagcaGGCTCAATCAATGGAATCACCCCATTGGTGGTGTAGTCTGTAGAGTACTGAGAGAAGGCGGAGTCCAAAGAGCTGAGGGAGGAGCCTGTCGGTGAGGTTGCTGGGGAGGAGAGACTGGAACAGCTGGCATCCAAGCGTAACGGAGGTGGCGGGGCATTCTTCGACTTCCTCCGTCCGCCATTCAGAACTTTGACTCCTCCATTCTCGCGTCTCagttcttcctcctccttcagctgcagccCACTGAGTCCCTGCTCCATAAACACCTCGTCAGCCTCCCCGTCCATTGCAGCATCATAGCTCGCCTTCCTCAGAGGAAGGTGGTTGGCATCAACGTGGACAATCGCTGCACCTGACAGTGCTGTATGTGCAACAGCTAAGGCAGGCTCTGAactcctcctcagcctcctgGGACACTGTGATTGGCCGTTGACTTGGCGTGTGCGGGGCTGTCGGACTGCTGGGCTAAACCTCCGAGGTCTGGACAGCGGggggagctgcagcagcaggtcgGAGTCGGGGTCGGGGTCAGGGTCACAGTCGCTGAGGGTGATCACGGAGTCACGGCTGCGGCTGTCCGGCTTGTCTTTGTCCCGGAGGGGGAGCTGCTCCTGGTAGGGGGACTCAGGGTCGTCGTTCAGCTCGTTCTCCAGACTGTCGTAGGACGAGTCGTTCATCTGGAAGGACGACACATCTGGAAGAAAAAAGATTGAGTGTTAGGGTTTACTTTACCTGCCAATCCTCAACATTAATGGACTGAAACTCAAAATGGGGTTCACATTCCAGTTAGTAATGTCACTGCTAATGTGTCACCTAAAGTCTATGACGACAAAAGAGTTAACATGAAAGTAGttgtcaaataaaatacatttctccaGTCCTGCTGGAGTgtaattccccccccccccataacaACCTTTGAAATGAGCGTGAAAGTTCAGGCAAAACAAACCTCAACAACTTAACCAGATATaaaatgcagtaaaaagtatCACTGCATGCTTCTTATTCTTTTACTCTCCCCTTGAATAAACCTCTCTACAGATCTTATTAAGCGAAGAGCAGAAGTCTGAGAGAAACCAATATCGTTACCGCAGAGCTAAATGAACAACGCCACAGTTCTCTGCTGCAGAAGAAGGAAAACAGGAGGCAAAGTGTCGTCCTGCTGTGCGCTCTTTAAACCCCTGGTGGTTGTTTATAGAGCGAGGCACAAATTAAGCATAATTTATGAATGAGGAGATTCAACGCCGTGACCCCGGTAATCGCTGAAACTACTTCGGGTGGACCTCCTGACCCCAATCAACAGGTCTGAGAGAGCCTAAACCATTATACTACACCCACGCTGAGCTACACACTGAAGCAGTGTCTGTTAACAACCTCTTTCAGAAAACGAGACGGTAAAGAGCTGCTGTTAGGTGACACAGTGTGACCGTGATCCTGACCATTTTCTAAGAAATCATCCCGAAAACGTCCACAAGTTTCTGCTTCTTATTTACTTCTTCTTATCCTTTTTTCATAGCTTAACGGATAACAAATAGCATTTGAAGGTCACAGCGAGGTAAACTGTGCGGACATCTTTGTGGTACAGACAAGGAAGAAGCTTGGATTAAGAAgttctgcttttttctttttcaagtaTGATCTGACATTCTCAATGTTTTTCTCATGCAGGACCTACgtataaaatgtcattttgttaaACGATCAAGGTTGCAAACGCTTAGCTTAATATTACGACtcctaaatgtgtctttttttgttgcgtTTCTGGGAAACAGGAAATTCGGACGCAAACGATTCCAGTAATGTGCTTCTTCAGCGTCATCCCCACATGTTTATCCAATAGAGCgcattaaaaaatgtgactgtTGGGATTTTAAGATGATAAAAACGGGGGGATGAATACCATTTATGTCATTCCAGTGGTGAGGGATCAGAAATGGGAATTTGTGTCGTCAACACTGAGTCCACAGACTTGGCTTGGATCTTTGAAAACAGTCCTGCCAGAGTCTATGCATCTTTAATTACTGTGTTCTTCTTATTCCCCGATTCTTACCTGATCCGtggtcactgctgctgctcttctggcTGAAGCTTCTGAACAGTGAGGTGACGTCTTCTCCCAGGACGCTGCTGCACTTCTCGATGAGGAAGTGTACGAGCTCACACACCTGCAAGGAGACAAACACCACCTGGTTAGAGCAGGATTACTTCCATTTGTCTCTGCTTCTCTGCAGCTGTTCAACATTCATTTCCGTTGTTATAGTGCGAGACAAAGAGTGGGCTGGTTTAAGCAGAACCTCATTTGTTGAAGGATTTCTGAACCAGCCAAAGGTTACGAGTGGTTCACCAAACATTCACTTGCAGAGTCTAAAACAACGAAATATATACTTTCTAGTAAACGTTTTGACATTGATCAGATGTGTAATGCTGTGCTGAAACAACGAAAATGAGAGCAAATGTTTTTGCTTGTAGTGCAGCGCAtgcctttttcattttgtggGTCCATGACCTAAATAACTTTGTGATACCAGCTCCAACCAGCTGTccaaaagtgtgtttttcctGCGTGTCCCACATTATCATTCTGACAAAAAGTGTtggtttgtttgcacttccaaCTACAAGAGTATTTTCATTCCACACCGATAGAGAAAACATCACACTCCTTCTTTCCTGCCCTGGATAACGTCCTGATAATCATGCATGACTTCTTGTATTGGCTCTGATTATCGCCTGCTCAAATCCTTTTTGAAAGACACACAGGCAGATCCTTAGGAGAGAGTTTTTTGACAGAGAAATCCCAGCTTTCTATGTTTTGGAAGGTAAACTGTAGATGTATCATCTTTTTTAGTAGAGGATACAACAGCTACAAATGGCATGAAgataatcaaacatttaaaatggcCTTCATTACAAACTGTCGGATATCTTAAAGAATAAACACTGTTGAAGTTTTGAAATACGCCGACACAGAGCCTGTGATTTTCGGGAATTATCAACCTAGTTGGCATCCGTCCACCAAACAAATCCCGTTACTTGGCTGAAACCACCCACTGTCTTTTTAAACTAAACAGACACAATTTACTAAACACATACAGTGTGACGTCCTCGGACACAAACACCAGGGACACTCTGAAACATCAGGGACACATCCTCCCACAACTTGTGGAAAATTTCCACTAAAAGCTGcctgtgttgtttaaaaaatgagttGTTTTTCCCAGTGTCGGCCTGCCGCTGTGACACTATGGAaacaagagacaaacacactttaaagcctccatgtttgtttgtgaggcCAGATGTTGTCTCCTCGTGTGTCTGTATGGCATCCATATGAGTTACATGAGTCAGTGTACAGAAGACCAGCCTGTATGTCTAAACAGTACACAACATGCCTGAGAGTAAAAATCAAGTTTTTAAAGTCCATTTTTCTTCAAACAGGCACATGATTCTGGAGGGGTGAAGAGATTTGACCTCTGTATTTTAAGCACCTCTTTAACATAGAAAACAATTTGcaattaaatgttttgaaacAATTTAAGTAGGAGAATATTGCAAGAAGGTGCACTGTGATTTATTTGACATGTTGGGAGGCAACAAAGGCTTTTTGTGCGTGATAAGAGACAGAGTttggattattaaaaaaatatgtattctGTTGATAACTACTCATGTTAACTAGTTAGCATACACATCC
Encoded proteins:
- the arhgap20 gene encoding rho GTPase-activating protein 20, whose amino-acid sequence is MESMSPQQGTMGQKRSDSLTGDSKALPDNKKKMKTLAQRRQSAPSLVISKALTRSRSTSRESCLTPVSPESCPLVQAFLAECLGRIFLGHAQTQLKTGLQTQERHLFLFTDTLLIAKAKSPTHFKVKSQVRVCEMWTASCMDEVCEGSTNRERSFVMGWPTCNYVATFSSEEYKDKWLVLIKSQIVDGKEKDDPKTIPLKIFAKDIGNCAYAKTLAVSNTDTTTDVIRMALLQFGISGCVKDHRLWVSSCKDEPPYPLIGHEFPFSIKMSHIRDGGSSSNGGGLGGGPGRDPMSPTDCPGVHLLDQCLPPDTQCQFILKPNKVVQGHAQLLEPGQQKSFKRKRSLINWPFWKGSNTQLDGMPLSPTSLSPTQGRLFGRPLSSVSSEEHGLPKPVMDMLVFLYLEGPYTRGVFRRSAGAKACRELRERLDSGTEDPEITHQSVFVIAAVLKDFLRNIPGSILCADLYDQWMDVMEGEGGEERTQAVQRLLHLLPTENLLLLRHVMAVLHCIQGNAHDNQMNAFNLSVCIAPSMLWAPAPTTPEMEGEGTKKVCELVHFLIEKCSSVLGEDVTSLFRSFSQKSSSSDHGSDVSSFQMNDSSYDSLENELNDDPESPYQEQLPLRDKDKPDSRSRDSVITLSDCDPDPDPDSDLLLQLPPLSRPRRFSPAVRQPRTRQVNGQSQCPRRLRRSSEPALAVAHTALSGAAIVHVDANHLPLRKASYDAAMDGEADEVFMEQGLSGLQLKEEEELRRENGGVKVLNGGRRKSKNAPPPPLRLDASCSSLSSPATSPTGSSLSSLDSAFSQYSTDYTTNGVIPLIEPAPLSPLFPGRPQVSLRASPPQREVPSLLAPPNPPPRISQQPQNSHGLHPNTWLKKDRRLSLKQPENGHTEEELPALNGKTHPTCNGISTSAQVAMTTNQRRSSSPPSYQQAMLQLQRTRSPFYRGTEKPLTVRELRQLHDQTPTVRPPNTTSSNTSTPQTGSEVTQRLASNKSLQPPQGVFYGQSDTTLVLQRQMSHSLTQTQEGQKGRRTLPLPRRASEPAKVTVNCHPSSSLTLDRPRTSKSQTQNGGLVMSESEPNHAESRYCLSPSATRAVQDYFSSQGQEDTDACLRRSQEVALAIVQGKRDWQSRRCSDPRVDEFEQLFFAEESYV